A single window of Salvia splendens isolate huo1 chromosome 6, SspV2, whole genome shotgun sequence DNA harbors:
- the LOC121809329 gene encoding uncharacterized protein YwbO-like isoform X1 translates to MNCISRLTRMSSSSGKKHIQIDITSDSVCPWCYVGKKNLDKAIASSNHKYSFEMKWHPFLLDPSAPKEGVAKKEIFEKKFGPRAQQITARMKEVFEGVGMDYDVSGLTGSSVESHRLIYFAGKQGQDKQHQLVEELFHGYFTQGRYIGDRGFLVESAKKVGVEGAEEFLANPINGMKEVNEELRKFSSNINGVPHYVINGKHQLSGGQPPEAFLRAFQSAASN, encoded by the exons ATGAACTGTATCAGTAGATTGACAAGGATGAGCAGCAGCAGCGGGAAGAAACACATTCAAATTGATATCACCTCCGACAGCGTGTGTCCATGGTGTTATGTGGGCAAGAAGAATCTCGACAAAGCAATTGCTTCCTCAAATCATAAATACTCTTTTGAG ATGAAATGGCATCCTTTCTTGCTGGACCCTTCTGCGCCCAAGGAGGGCGTTGCTAAGAAGGAAATTTTTGAGAAGAAGTTCGGCCCTCGAGCTCAACAAATAACAGCTCGAATGAAAGAG GTTTTTGAGGGTGTTGGCATGGATTACGACGTGTCTGGACTTAC GGGAAGTAGTGTGGAGAGCCATAGGTTAATCTACTTTGCTGGAAAGCAAGGGCAAGATAAGCAGCATCAACTTGTTGAGGAGCTATTCCATGGTTACTTCACACAAGGGAGATATATAGGTGACAG GGGTTTTCTTGTTGAAAGTGCTAAAAAAGTTGGAGTGGAAGGAGCAGAGGAGTTTCTTGCAAATCCGATCAACGGGATGAAGGAG GTTAATGAGGAACTCAGGAAGTTCTCATCCAATATTAATGGAGTCCCTCATTATGTG ATAAATGGCAAGCACCAGTTAAGTGGAGGGCAGCCTCCTGAGGCCTTCCTAAGAGCATTTCAGTCTGCTGCTAGCAATTAG
- the LOC121809329 gene encoding uncharacterized protein YwbO-like isoform X2, producing the protein MSSSSGKKHIQIDITSDSVCPWCYVGKKNLDKAIASSNHKYSFEMKWHPFLLDPSAPKEGVAKKEIFEKKFGPRAQQITARMKEVFEGVGMDYDVSGLTGSSVESHRLIYFAGKQGQDKQHQLVEELFHGYFTQGRYIGDRGFLVESAKKVGVEGAEEFLANPINGMKEVNEELRKFSSNINGVPHYVINGKHQLSGGQPPEAFLRAFQSAASN; encoded by the exons ATGAGCAGCAGCAGCGGGAAGAAACACATTCAAATTGATATCACCTCCGACAGCGTGTGTCCATGGTGTTATGTGGGCAAGAAGAATCTCGACAAAGCAATTGCTTCCTCAAATCATAAATACTCTTTTGAG ATGAAATGGCATCCTTTCTTGCTGGACCCTTCTGCGCCCAAGGAGGGCGTTGCTAAGAAGGAAATTTTTGAGAAGAAGTTCGGCCCTCGAGCTCAACAAATAACAGCTCGAATGAAAGAG GTTTTTGAGGGTGTTGGCATGGATTACGACGTGTCTGGACTTAC GGGAAGTAGTGTGGAGAGCCATAGGTTAATCTACTTTGCTGGAAAGCAAGGGCAAGATAAGCAGCATCAACTTGTTGAGGAGCTATTCCATGGTTACTTCACACAAGGGAGATATATAGGTGACAG GGGTTTTCTTGTTGAAAGTGCTAAAAAAGTTGGAGTGGAAGGAGCAGAGGAGTTTCTTGCAAATCCGATCAACGGGATGAAGGAG GTTAATGAGGAACTCAGGAAGTTCTCATCCAATATTAATGGAGTCCCTCATTATGTG ATAAATGGCAAGCACCAGTTAAGTGGAGGGCAGCCTCCTGAGGCCTTCCTAAGAGCATTTCAGTCTGCTGCTAGCAATTAG
- the LOC121809328 gene encoding E3 ubiquitin-protein ligase At3g02290-like, translating to MGAACCCIRGDWDDFANPNNSIYRNCLCPHCFVQNFLYLYASLFHRGEERTLPSSSQGTASLSSSASIDNSLPDMFRPPPRPLPYDADPRYFRLQRDGLVSRKEKGSSHAHEETEPLRSSEVDEESESVITKSKWNEFTCEEASKGYSSKSSLKPSTAKPATGFAHIYTSSEDEDVCPTCLEEYTKENPKILTQCSHHFHLGCIYEWMERSDNCPVCGKVMAFDETT from the exons ATGGGTGCTGCTTGTTGCTGCATTAGGGGTGACTGGGATGATTTTGCTAACCCGAACAACTCAATATACAGAAACTGTTTATGCCCCCATTGCTTCGTTCAGAATTTCTTGTATCTG TATGCATCACTGTTTCATAGAGGAGAGGAACGAACCTTACCCTCGTCCTCTCAGGGGACAGCTTCTTTAAGTTCCTCAGCATCGATTGATAACTCTTTACCCGATATGTTTCGCCCTCCTCCAAGACCTCTGCCTTATGATGCAGATCCAAGATATTTTCGCTTGCAGCGTGATGGCCTTGTCTCTCGAAAGGAGAAAGGGTCAAGCCATGCACATGAGGAAACTGAGCCGCTAAGATCAAGCGAAGTAGACGAGGAATCTGAGTCTGTGATTACCAAAAGCAAATGGAATGAATTTACATGTGAAGAAGCATCCAAAGGGTATAGTTCAAAATCGTCCCTAAAGCCCTCAACTGCCAAACCGGCAACAGGATTTGCTCATATTTATACTTCATCAGAAGATGAAGATGTCTGCCCTACATGCCTTGAAG AGTATACCAAAGAAAATCCAAAGATACTTACACAATGTTCTCACCATTTCCATCTTGGTTGTATATATGAATGGATGGAAAGAAGTGATAACTGCCCAGTCTGTGGCAAG GTGATGGCATTCGATGAGACGACCTGA
- the LOC121809776 gene encoding AUGMIN subunit 5-like — protein sequence MQSAAQPEAILEWLQKEMGYRPLGPYASSAKAAVPAADSLRKICRGNMIPVWNFLLKRVKSEKTVENIRRNILVHGADDGDKGRRREKSGVGKGESGGGSSREMALQERELAEKEVERLRQIVRRQRKELKARMIEVSREEAERRRMLDERSNYRHKQVMLEAYDQQSDEAAKIFAEYHKRLRRYVNQARDAQRSSAHSNETVTIFPANSDQELYSTVKGGKSADDIILIETAREKNIRKLCESLATQMAEKIRSSFPAYEGNGIHANPQSEAPKLGIDFYFDLPSEIKDMLADCLKSPPQLLLAITSYTQWLKTQITKEIDKIDIRADAETLRYKYENDTIVEASSTDIGSPLQYHLYSNGKLGGDAPSRGTENQLLERQKAHVQQFLATEDALNKAAEARNTGQLLLKRLHGSGDTVSSNSLVTAGTSQNMSSLRQLELEVWAKEREAAGFRASLNTLVSEVHRLDKLCAERKEAENSLRKKWKKIEEFDARRSELESIYKALLKANMDAASFWSQQPLAAREYASSTVIPACNIVMDLSNRSKDLIDKEVQAFYRTPDNSLYMLPSTPQALLESMGANASPGPEAVATAERNAAVLTARAGNRDPSAVPSICRISAALQYPAGFDGFDAGLASVLESMEFCLKLRGSEACVLEDLAKAIDLVHVRRNLVESGHALLNHAHRAQQEYDRTTNYCLNVAADQEKTVSEKWLPELTNAVSNAQKCLEDCTYVRGLLDEWWEQPASTVVDWVAVDGENVAAWQNHVKQLLAFYDK from the exons ATGCAATCGGCGGCGCAGCCGGAGGCTATCCTGGAATGGCTCCAGAAAGAGATGGGCTACAGGCCTCTCGGCCCCTACGCTTCTTCCGCCAAAGCGGCGGTTCCCGCAGCGGATTCGCTCCGCAAGATTTGCCGAGGGAACATGATTCCGGTGTGGAATTTCTTGCTGAAAAGGGTGAAGTCGGAGAAGACAGTGGAGAATATTAGGAGGAATATTCTCGTCCACGGAGCGGATGACGGTGACAAGGGGCGGAGGAGGGAGAAATCGGGTGTTGGGAAAGGGGAGAGTGGGGGAGGGAGTAGCAGGGAGATGGCATTGCAGGAGAGAGAGTTGGCAGAGAAGGAAGTTGAGAGGTTGAGGCAGATTGTGAGGCGGCAGCGCAAGGAGCTCAAGGCCAGGATGATTGAGGTCTCGAGGGAGGAGGCTGAGCGCAGACGGATGCTTGATGAGAGATCAAATTACAG GCACAAACAGGTGATGTTGGAGGCTTATGATCAACAAAGTGATGAAGCAGCAAAAATATTTGCTGAGTATCATAAACGTCTTAGGCGCTATGTAAACCAAGCTAGAGATGCTCAGAGATCCAGTGCCCACTCTAATGAAACAGTGACCATCTTCCCTGCAAATAGTGACCAGGAACTTTATTCAACTGTCAAAGGCGGAAAATCGGCAGATGATATAATTCTTATAGAAACAGCGAGGGAAAAAAATATCCGCAAACTTTGTGAATCTCTTGCTACTCAGATGGCTGAAAAAATTCGTAGCTCATTTCCTGCATATGAAGGAAATGGAATCCATGCTAATCCACAATCAGAAGCTCCAAAATTAggaattgatttttattttgatttacctTCTGAAATTAAAGATATGCTTGCTGATTGTCTGAAAAGCCCTCCTCAGTTGCTTCTTGCTATCACTTCATACACACAATGGTTGAAAACTCAAATCACAAAGGAAATAGACAAAATTGATATAAGAGCAGATGCTGAAACATTAAG GTACAAGTACGAGAATGACACAATAGTTGAGGCTTCGTCTACTGACATAGGCTCTCCACTACAGTATCATCTTTATAGTAACGGGAAGCTCGGCGGTGATGCTCCCTCAAGAGGGACAGAAAATCAACTCCTGGAGAGACAG AAAGCACATGTACAACAATTTCTGGCCACAGAAGATGCACTCAACAAGGCTGCTGAAGCTAGAAACACGGGTCAATTACTTTTGAAACGTCTCCATGGAAGTGGTGATACAGTTTCGTCCAATTCCCTTGTCACTGCAGGAACGTCTCAAAATATGAGCAGCCTTAGGCAACTTGAG TTAGAGGTCTGGGCCAAGGAAAGGGAAGCTGCTGGATTCCGTGCTAGTTTGAATACATTGGTGTCTGAAGTACATCGTTTGGATAAATTATGTGCCGAGAGGAAGGAAGCTGAGAACTCTTTAAGGAAAAagtggaagaagattgaagagttCGATGCACGCAGATCTGAGTTGGAATCGATCTACAAAGCATTACTTAAGGCAAACATG GATGCCGCTTCATtctggagtcaacagccattagCTGCAAGGGAATATGCATCAAGCACTGTAATTCCTGCATGCAATATTGTCATGGACTTATCAAACAGATCAAAAGACCTCATTGATAAGGAAGTTCAAGCCTTCTATCGAACACCTGACAATAGCCTTTACATGCTTCCATCAACCCCTCAG GCACTCTTGGAATCAATGGGTGCAAATGCCTCACCAGGACCCGAAGCAGTTGCTACCGCTGAGAGGAATGCAGCAGTGCTGACAGCTAGAGCTGGTAACAGAGATCCTTCTGCAGTTCCTTCCATATGCCGCATTTCTGCTGCCCTACAGTATCCTGCTG GTTTTGATGGTTTTGATGCTGGTTTGGCATCAGTTTTGGAGTCCATGGAGTTTTGTTTAAAGCTCCGTGGTTCTGAGGCTTGCGTGTTGGAGGATTTGGCAAAAGCAATTGATTTGGTTCATGTACGGCGGAATCTTGTAGAAAGCGGCCATGCTTTATTAAATCATGCTCATCGTGCGCAGCAAGAGTATGATAG GACAACTAATTACTGCTTGAATGTAGCAGCTGATCAAGAGAAGACTGTTTCAGAAAAATGGTTACCTGAACTAACAAATGCAGTTTCAAATGCTCAAAAGTGTCTCGAGGACTGCACATATGTGAGAGGGTTG CTTGACGAATGGTGGGAACAACCAGCATCTACCGTTGTAGATTGGGTTGCCGTAGACGGAGAAAATGTTGCTGCGTGGCAGAATCATGTGAAGCAGCTTCTGGCGTTTTATGACAAGTGA